Below is a genomic region from Actinomadura sp. NAK00032.
TTCGAGGTCTCCGAAGGCCCCGAGGTCGAGGCGGAGTGGTACAACTTCGACGCGCTCAACTTCCTGCCCGACCACCCGGCCCGCACCATGCAGGACACGTTCTTCGTGGAGTCGGAGGGGTCCGGCCTGGTGATGCGCACGCACACCTCGCCGATGCAGATCCGGTCGCTGCTGTCCCGGGAGCTGCCGGTGTACGTGGTCGCGCCCGGCCGCACGTTCCGCACCGACGAGCTGGACGCCACCCACAGCCCCGTCTTCCACCAGCTGGAGGGGCTCGCGGTCGACGAGGGCCTGACGATGGCCGACCTGCGCGGCGGCATCGACGCGTTCGTCACCGGGATGTTCGGCGCGGGGCTGAAGACCCGGTTCCGGCCGTCGTACTTCCCGTTCACCGAGCCGTCCGCCGAGGTGGACATGCAGTGCTTCGTGTGCCGCGGCGCGTCCGCGGAGCCGGGCGGCGACCCGTGCCGGACGTGCGGCTCGGAGGGCTGGATCGAGCTGGGCGGCTGCGGCATGGTCAACCCGCGGGTGCTGGTGGCGTGCGGCGTCGACCCGGACCGCTACAGCGGCTGGGCGTTCGGGCTGGGCGTCGAGCGGACGCTGATGTTCCGGCACGGCGTGGAGGACATGTACGACATGGTGGAGGGTGACGTCCGGTTCACCCTCCCGTTCGGGACGGAGATCTGATGCGGGCCCCGCTTTCCTGGCTGCGCGAGTACGCCGAGCTGCCCGCCGGCGTCACGGGCCGCGCCCTCGCCGCCGAGCTGATCGCGGCGGGCCTGGAGGTCGAGACCGTCGAGCAGGCGGGCGCGGACATCACCGGCCCGCTCGTCGTCGGCGAGGTGCTGGCGATCGAGGAGCTGACCGGCTTCAAGAAGCCGATCCGCTACTGCCAGGTGGACGTCGGCGACGCCAACGGCACCGGTGAGCCGCAGAACATCGTGTGCGGCGCGACCAACTTCGCGGTCGGCGACCGCGTCGTGGTGATCCTGCCCGGCGGGGTGCTGCCCGGCGGGTTCGAGATCGGCGCCCGCAAGACCTACGGGCACCTGTCCGAGGGCATGATCTGCTCGGTCACCGAGCTCGGCATCGGCGACGACCACAGCGGCATCCTCGTCCTGCCGCCGGGCACGCCGGTCGGCGCGGACGCGGTCGAGCTGCTCGGGCTGCGCGACGACGTCCTCGACATCGCCGTCACGCCCGACCGCGGCTACGCCCTGTCGATCCGCGGCATCGCCCGCGAGGCGGCCACCGCCTACGGCGTTCCGTTCAAGGACCCGGCCGACGTGGAACTCCCCCCCAAGAACGGGGAAGCGTACCCGGCGAGCATCGGGGACGCGTCCGCGTGCGACCGGTTCGTGCTGCGGGAGGTGCGCGGGTTCGACCCGGACGCCGAGACCCCGATGTGGATGCAGGTCCGCCTGCACCGCGCCGGGATGCGGCCGGTGTCGCTCGCGGTCGACATCACCAACTACCTGATGCTGGAGCTGGGCCAGCCGCTGCACGCCTTCGACCGGAGCAAGCTCACCGGCCCGATCGTGGTGCGGCGCGCCGCCCCCGGCGAGAAGCTGGAGACGCTCGACCACGTCAAGCGCACCCTCGACCCCGACGACATCCTGATCACCGACGAGTCGGGGCCGATCTCGATGGCCGGCACGATGGGCGGGCTCGCCACCGAGATCGACGACCGGTCGTCCGACATGGTCATCGAGGCCGCGCACTTCGACGCGATGGGCACCGCCCGGATGAGCCGCCGGCACCGGCTGCACAGCGAGGCGTCGCACCGGTTCGAGCGCGGCGTCGACCGCGAGCTGCCGCTGTACGCCTCCTACCGGGCGGTCCGGCTGCTCGCCGAGCTCGGCGGCGCGGAGGTCGTGCCGGGGGTGACGCACGCGCAGGCCCCGGTCGAGCGGGTCGAGATCACGATGCCGGCCGGGCACCCCGACAAGGTCGCGGGCGTCTCCTACGGGCGGGACGCGGTCGTGCGCAGGCTGGAACAGGTCGGCTGCGCGGTGGCCGGCGAGGACGTCCTGGCGGTGGCGCCGCCGTCGTGGCGCCCCGACCTGACCGACCCCAACGACCTCGCCGAGGAGGTCATCCGCCTCGAAGGCTACGAGGACATCCCGGCGCGGGCGCCGCGCCCGGCGGCCGGCCAGGGCCTGACCCCGCACCAGCGGGTGCGCCGCCGCGTCGGCCGCGCCCTCGCCGGCGCGGGCTACGTGGAGGCGCTGGCCTTCCCGTTCATCGCCGACAAGGACCTGGACGGCCTCCAGCTCCCCGCCGACGACGCGCGGCGGCGCACGCTGCGGCTCGCCAACCCGATGTCGGAGCAGGAGCCGCTGCTGCGCACCACGCTGCTGCCGGGCCTGCTGAAGGCGCTGGCGCTCAACGTGGGGCGCGGCTTCGGCGACACCGCCCTGTTCGAGCTGGGCGTGGTGTTCCGGCCGCGCCCGGACGCCCCGGACCGCGCGCCCCGCCTCGCGGTCGACCGCGGCCCGACGGCCGCGGAGATCGCCGAGCTGGAGGCGGCGCTGCCCGACCAGCCGCACCGGGTGGCGGTCGTGCTGTCCGGCGACCGGGAGCCGGCCGGCTGGTGGGGCGAGGGGCGCCCGGCGCTGTGGGCGGACGCGATCGAGGCCGCCCGCACGGTGGCCCGCGAGGTCGGGACGGAGCTGACGGTCAAGGCCGACCGGCACGAGCCCTGGCACCCGGGCCGCTGCGCCGCGCTGTACGCGGGCGACACCCTCGTCGGGCACGCGGGCGAGCTGCACCCGCGCGTCACCAAGGCGTACGGGCTGCCGGCGCGGTCGTGCGCGATGGAGCTGGAGCTGCGCCGCCTGGGCGAGCCGGTCACGGTCCGCGCGCCGCACGTGTCGTCCTACCCGGTCGCCACGCAGGACGTCGCGCTGGTCGTCGACGCCGCGGTGCCCGCCGCCGAGGTCGAGTCGGCGCTGCGCGACGGCGCCGGCGACCTGCTGGAGGCGATCCGGCTGTTCGACGTCTACACCGGCGAGCAGGCGGGGGAGGGCCGCAAGTCGCTGGCGTACTCGCTGCGGTTCCGCGCCCCGGACCGCACGCTGACCGCCGAGGAGGCGTCGCAGGCCCGCGACGCCGCGGTGGCGGCGGCGTCCGACCGCACCGGAGCCGTGCTGCGCGGCGCCTGACACGTCCGGCCGTGCCCCCGGGGCCCGCCCACCGCGGGGTCCGGGGGCACGGCCGCGTCTCAGCCCGCGTAGTCGAGGCTTCCGTCGCGGCGGCCGACGGACACGAGCCGGTCCATCGACAGCGCCGCCACCGCGTACCAGCAGCCCCCGACGAGCGCCTCGGTCCCGAGCAGCCGCAGGACGCGGCCGGCGGGCGCGCCGTCGAGGATGCCGCGCACCGCCTCCAGCCCGTGCACGACCGGCAGCGCGTGCGCCGCGAACTCCAGCGGCGCCGGCCAGACCTCGACCGGGACGTTCACGCCGCCGAACGTCATCACGATCCCGTAGGCGACGTTCAGCACCAGCCATTCGACGCCGCGCAGCCGCAGCGCGATGCCCGCCAGCGCGCACCCGTACCCGTAGCTGCACGCGAGGATGAGCAGCACGACCGG
It encodes:
- the pheS gene encoding phenylalanine--tRNA ligase subunit alpha, producing MSAPNKSYDPVEVSALQPEELERARTEALAAIAAAADLDALKQVRLAHAGDRSPLALANREIGALPPAARADAGKRIGAARGAVSKALKERQAELEEERDQRVLVEETVDVTLPWDRAPRGARHPLTTMQERMADVFVSMGFEVSEGPEVEAEWYNFDALNFLPDHPARTMQDTFFVESEGSGLVMRTHTSPMQIRSLLSRELPVYVVAPGRTFRTDELDATHSPVFHQLEGLAVDEGLTMADLRGGIDAFVTGMFGAGLKTRFRPSYFPFTEPSAEVDMQCFVCRGASAEPGGDPCRTCGSEGWIELGGCGMVNPRVLVACGVDPDRYSGWAFGLGVERTLMFRHGVEDMYDMVEGDVRFTLPFGTEI
- the pheT gene encoding phenylalanine--tRNA ligase subunit beta; the encoded protein is MRAPLSWLREYAELPAGVTGRALAAELIAAGLEVETVEQAGADITGPLVVGEVLAIEELTGFKKPIRYCQVDVGDANGTGEPQNIVCGATNFAVGDRVVVILPGGVLPGGFEIGARKTYGHLSEGMICSVTELGIGDDHSGILVLPPGTPVGADAVELLGLRDDVLDIAVTPDRGYALSIRGIAREAATAYGVPFKDPADVELPPKNGEAYPASIGDASACDRFVLREVRGFDPDAETPMWMQVRLHRAGMRPVSLAVDITNYLMLELGQPLHAFDRSKLTGPIVVRRAAPGEKLETLDHVKRTLDPDDILITDESGPISMAGTMGGLATEIDDRSSDMVIEAAHFDAMGTARMSRRHRLHSEASHRFERGVDRELPLYASYRAVRLLAELGGAEVVPGVTHAQAPVERVEITMPAGHPDKVAGVSYGRDAVVRRLEQVGCAVAGEDVLAVAPPSWRPDLTDPNDLAEEVIRLEGYEDIPARAPRPAAGQGLTPHQRVRRRVGRALAGAGYVEALAFPFIADKDLDGLQLPADDARRRTLRLANPMSEQEPLLRTTLLPGLLKALALNVGRGFGDTALFELGVVFRPRPDAPDRAPRLAVDRGPTAAEIAELEAALPDQPHRVAVVLSGDREPAGWWGEGRPALWADAIEAARTVAREVGTELTVKADRHEPWHPGRCAALYAGDTLVGHAGELHPRVTKAYGLPARSCAMELELRRLGEPVTVRAPHVSSYPVATQDVALVVDAAVPAAEVESALRDGAGDLLEAIRLFDVYTGEQAGEGRKSLAYSLRFRAPDRTLTAEEASQARDAAVAAASDRTGAVLRGA